In Clostridium sp., one DNA window encodes the following:
- a CDS encoding TolC family protein, with translation MNKLKTAVLCILAIVFSGTPAFAAGNTLDIDASIDAAISSSYKVKSMDISIKQAQNSYDADVKNASSYADQLDQGGPDMDAYTRLSLMQGISNPRREDKFSEYKYTQMKSVAENEIKLSAYTQYTALMNDRDELDFENQKMANEEEKYSSAKSKLSLGLISPSDEKKAEADYNTQKAKLDGAQRKYDLDVMNMNKILGADLYTKYDTLLRDKFTETPYIRSYDEYLNGALEKRAEILVAQENINLQKFEYKVVSGVFPNTQSVPNRLAQANVDNASDSLEIQKLNIIPEINSLYNDLQVKNRMLKSKKDALALSKTRYDTQRVKYDVGVISKIDFDTAALDLKSAQNTVKAAQRDIWMAQFKLGQACDIGNDTSKIN, from the coding sequence GTGTTGTGCATACTGGCTATTGTATTTTCGGGTACTCCGGCTTTTGCAGCCGGAAATACCCTGGATATAGATGCATCCATAGATGCTGCCATATCAAGTTCCTACAAGGTCAAGAGCATGGACATTTCCATAAAACAGGCACAGAATTCATATGATGCGGATGTAAAGAATGCTAGCAGCTACGCTGACCAGCTGGATCAGGGTGGCCCGGACATGGATGCATATACAAGACTTTCCCTTATGCAGGGAATATCCAATCCACGCAGAGAGGACAAGTTTTCCGAGTACAAGTACACACAGATGAAATCCGTGGCTGAAAATGAAATAAAGCTGTCTGCCTATACCCAGTATACTGCCCTCATGAATGACAGGGATGAGCTTGATTTTGAAAATCAGAAAATGGCCAATGAAGAGGAAAAGTATAGCAGTGCAAAGTCAAAACTGAGCCTTGGTTTGATATCTCCTTCAGATGAGAAAAAGGCGGAGGCGGATTACAATACGCAAAAGGCCAAACTGGATGGAGCACAGAGAAAGTATGACCTGGATGTTATGAATATGAACAAGATTCTGGGTGCCGATCTTTACACAAAATATGATACTTTACTGAGAGACAAGTTCACTGAAACACCTTATATAAGAAGCTACGATGAATATTTGAACGGTGCACTTGAAAAGAGGGCGGAGATACTTGTAGCCCAGGAAAATATAAATCTGCAGAAGTTTGAATATAAAGTGGTAAGCGGTGTATTCCCCAATACGCAGTCCGTACCGAACAGACTGGCACAGGCAAATGTGGACAATGCTTCCGACAGCCTTGAGATTCAGAAGTTGAACATAATCCCGGAGATAAACAGCCTTTACAATGACCTCCAGGTTAAAAACAGGATGCTTAAGTCCAAAAAGGATGCACTTGCCCTTTCCAAGACCCGTTATGATACCCAGCGCGTAAAATATGATGTAGGGGTTATCAGCAAAATAGATTTTGATACTGCAGCGCTGGATTTGAAAAGTGCCCAGAATACAGTGAAAGCTGCACAGAGAGATATATGGATGGCACAGTTCAAGCTGGGTCAGGCCTGCGATATAGGAAATGATACATCGAAAATCAATTAA